A stretch of DNA from Parvularcula bermudensis HTCC2503:
CGCATCAAGACTTTCCGCGGGGATCGGCGAAGGATCAAGGGCGGGAACGGTGGCGGGAACGGTGGCGGCGCTGTCGGCACCATGGGCAAGGGTCGCCTCCCCCGGGTGCTCCCCAACGGACAGGACAATCTCCTCCCCCCCCGATGGCGGAGACAAGCGACCAGGTCTAAGCTCCGCCGATAAGGCGTTACTCGGCAGATCGGGCGCATCGTGGAGGCTGTCCCCCAGGACGGCCGAGCCTGCGCCCTCTGGCTGATCCGCCGCCCCCAGACTGTTGACCCGCGCACCACTCGCATAGGCCGCGGCCTCGTCCTGGCTCAAGGCCGGGACGCCGCCATGGTCACTGTCTCCGTGCTGTCCCTCACCCATGGGGGCGTGATGGGGCTCATCATAGGGGGCGCCATGCCCGTTCGACTTCTCCTTTGAGGAGACCAAAATAGGCGCTGTCCCGCCGAACACCTTTCCTATCGTAATGTAAAAGATGAAAACCGAGGTCTGGAACACATTCAAGCCAATGACCGTCTTCACCAAATTTCCCCGGGCGAAGACGATATAAAGGCCCGTCATCATCAATATAATGACGATCCAATAATTATAACGCGCAAGGATAAACTCAACCATGCCCTACCACTCTTCGTCCCGCGGCTCGGGCTCCCGCCCTGAGAACGCGTAAAAAATTTGCAGCATGGTGGCGGCCACGGCCAGCCCCACGCCAAGCTCGACGAAGAAGATCCCCATATGCTGTCCGGCATGGTGATGGCTGTCAGGCTGCAAAACGTCGTAGTCGAGATAGTTTCCGCCGAGGAGCAAGGTGAGAACACCCGTTCCGCCGTAAAGAAGAACCCCCATCGCCATCGCCCAGGGCAAGAGCGCAGGCGGCACGACCTTCTTGGTTGCCACAAGGCCGAAGCCCAAAGCGTGGAGAATGAACGCCACAGCGAGGACGACCCCCGCCTGGAAACCGCCGCCCGGCCCATAGTCGCCGTGGAATTGGACATAAAAGGCAAAAAGGATTATCGGCGCGAACAATAATTTAATGGTGATGCGGAGGATTAGGTGGCCCATCTACCGTTCCTCCTTCACGCCGGTCTCTTCAACGACCATCTGCAACGGCTCGCCCTCGGGCGCTGCCAGATGCTGGGGCCGCTGGTCCGAGACATTCCGCCCCCCGCGCATCGACCCTGGGCCCAATAGCATCAAGCAGGCAAGCCCCGCCGTAAAGACGACCACCACCTCGCCAAAGGTATCGAACCCCCGATAACTCGCAAGAATCGCCGTGACGATGTTCGGCACGTCGATATCCTGTGGACTGTTTTCGAGATAAAGCCGCCCGACATGGGCGTTGGCCGGACTATTGGGGTCGCCGAAATGCGGCATATCAATGGTCGAATAGACGAGCCCCACCCCGACCACCCCCACAATAAGGAGGGGGAGGAACGCTCTTGTCCTCGACACTTTCTTCTCACGCCGCGATGCCAGCATCATGCCCGAAAGGACGAGCACAGTGGAGACCCCCGCCCCGACCGCCGCCTCGGTAAAGGCCACGTCGACGGCGTCCATCAGCACGAAAAAGACAGCCGACAAAAGCGAGTAAATGCCAGACAGCATCGCCACGGCGAACAGCCGCCTTTGCACCACCATGGCAAAGGCGCACACCACCAATAAGGAGAGCAAAAAGACGTCGAGAGCGACAGTGGGGGAGAGCGGCGTATCAAAACCGCTTTCGATCGGCGTCGGCATCATGCCTCCCTCTCTTCATCAATGGCTTCCATGGCATGATGGCTCTGGGCCGGTATCAATTTCGGCCCAAGCAAGGCGCGCTGTCCGCCAACGAAGGCGGCATGGGCGGCGGCGTGGGTGGACACCGGACTTGTCAGCACCAGGAAGACAAAAATCATGAAGAGTTTAATGGCGGTAATTAAATCCGGCGCCTGAAGCGCCATGGCCAGGAGGACCAGATCCGCGCCGAACGTGTCGGTAATCCCGGCGGCGTGAAGCCGTGTGTAGAAATCGGGGAAGCGCAAAATCCCCAATGAGCCGATGATGACCAGGGCGCCGCCGGCCAGCAACAGGACCCAGGAAAGGATGTCGAGCACGATCTCGATCATGGCTCGGCCTTCTCCTCGGCGCTTTCGTCCATGGGAAAGCGGGCCATACCGCGCCCCCCCGACATCGCCGGCGTCAAATTCTGGTAGCTGAAAAATTTCAGAACGGCGATCGTCGTGACGAAGTTCAGGAGGGCATAAAGAAGAGCGATATCGAGAAAGGCCGGACGATTAGTCAAAAAACCGATGACCCCCAACAACAAAACCGTCTTGGTACCGACACTATTCACCGCCAGCACCCGGTCGTACAGGGTCGGCCCGGCAATCGCGCGGATCATCACGAGGCAAAGGGCAACGGCAATGGCGGCGGCAATGGCGACAAACATTTCAGCTCCGCTCCTCCGCTAGCGCCCGTTGCGCGGCCCATTCGCGCCCCTCAGGCCCATCGAAGGCGCAGACACGCGCGCCCATATCCTCGATCGCGCCCAAATCCTCAGCGAAATCGTCACTGAGCGCATGGACCAAGACCTCACCGGTTGAGGTCAGATCGACCGTCACTGTCCCGGGGGTGAGCGTAATGGAATTGCCGAATATCGTCTTGCCAAGGTCGCTGGTCTGATGCGCTTTCACCCGGATCATCCGCGGTGAGAGGCGCATTTTGGGGCGCACCACCTCACGCGCAACGGCCAGGTTGGCCTTACCGATTTCCAGGGTCAGCCATAGCATATAGCTGACGATGCCGGGAAACACCCGGGTCGGCACCCCTTCGCCGTCCATCACGCCGGAGCGTAAGCAGAGCCAGACCGTAATCAGAACGCTGAACGCCCCCAGCATCACAAGGGTCGCTTTGTCGAAATATCCCGACAGGGCGAACCAGAGAAGGAAAAGGGCGCCGAGAAGCGCAAAAATCCGTCCGGCGATGCCTGTTAGGAACGACAGCATGCAACCCTCACAGATCCCCGGGTCGGGACCAGTACCAGCTTACCCTCGGCAGCCCTTGCGGTGCCAGCGGGCAAGATCGCAACATTTTGCCGAAACGCAAGGGAGCACGCGCGACTTTCCGCGTGATGAGCTGGTTATGTCGCTATCTACCGCGGCGACATATGCCCCCTCCCCCTCGGGATTACGGCCTAAGGGGCGACATCCTCGCGCGTGATCCGCATGCGCCAATCCCAATAGCGGAGGATGGTACGCGCATAGTCACGGGCCATGGAGTCGAACACGGCCACAGACTCTTCGATGCTTAGATCGGTGATGCTCGCCCTGCTCCCATCGGTCGATTGAGCCAATTGCGCCTTCTCTAAAATCTGTCGGAAGGCGCCCCGGCTCACCCCAACCGATTTTGCCATAACGGCAAAGGGTTCGGGGCCTTCGTCCATCATCACCCGGTGGGCCGTGGTGGCCTCGACGCCGGCAAGCAGGCCCGTCGCCTGGACCAACTCGGGGCGCGGATGGGCACGGGCCCGAACCAGCATCTTCTCGACGACGTCGATCGAGACCGCCTCCCCATTCTTCCCGCGCGGGCGATGGCGGCGGTCACACAAGACCAGGATCCGCTTGACGACCAGATCCGGCTCAGGATCCGGAAAAACCTCGCAGAACAATTTCTTCAAGGCGTCCTGGACGACGGTCCGTTCGATGGAAAAACGGGCGAGAATCTTCTGCCGATCCTCACTGCATAACCACCAGAACATCGTAAAGCCGTGCCGCGGCTGTAATTCCAGTCGCTGCATAAGCGGGCCGCAAATGGCCGGTTCGCTCATCGAGCGAGACACAAGTTCGTCGATCCGATATTCGGCGATCACCAATTCCTCACGCTGGAGCAGCTGGACAACCAGCGACACATCGCCCTCTTCGAAGATAACATCCGCCACCACATCGGAAATCGAGATCCGCTGGGCGATGGCCCTTCGATGGGCCTCGCTCCGCCGGGCAGCCTCGATCAGCATGCCCTCCGGAATGGAGCGATACGCTTTGAGGAGGGGGCCTGCCACTTCGATCGGTTCAAGGAGAAGGCGCCGTAATAGCATGGCCGGCGGCGGCAGTACCTGGGCCAGCCGTTCGGCCACTTCGACACGGATCGCCAAGGTCACATCATGCAGCAGCTCATTGAGCATGTCGGCGGTGAAAGCCCGCTCATGGTCATTTACCTGCCCCGAAGGCAGCGCAAGAACGTCGGTCAGGCGCCGTGCCAATTCGGTCCGCTGCGCAATATTGCCTGCGCCGCCGGACGCTTGGCCCGGCGCCTCCGGGGCGGAGGGCTGCAAATTATAAGCAGGTGCGGTGGTCATCACCCCTTAGCTCTAGAAGCCAAGGCTTAAGAGCGCGTTTCCTCTGGCCAGGGCGGCAGGACCAAGCTACGCAAGGCAAACAGGAAAGGGGTCAGCTTATGCGCCGCGCACTATTGATCGCGATGGGAGGCGGATTGGCCCTGGCCGGATGCATGTCGACGCCGGTCGATACGGACGGCCCTTTCTATCCCTCAGGATTTTCTGATGGGTGCCGAACGGCCCAAGCGATCGATTCGAGTTTTGCGGTCGAGGATTATCGCGATAAAACCCTATTTGACAGCGAACCGAGCTACCGGACGGGCTATCGGGCCGGACTGGTTCAATGCGGTGACGCGACCGCCCCCGGATCCTTCCGGAATTTGGACGGCGATTTGGGCAATTGGAATAGTCTCTGATCCCCGTCATCCGCGCCGATGAGGTGGGGGCCTCGCGCCCTCGTTTTGCGCGGTGGTCTTCGCAGCTTTTTTTGAGAAAATTTTTCGCCTGGGCGGGCCGCATTAACCCCGCCGCCTTAACCCCATTGCGCGGCACCCCCTTACCGCTGCCCTGACCCCCGCGCCAGTCAAGGGCGCCAGGGCCCGGCCGGCATCGGCGGGGCGCTCTCGCGAGGGCCTTAGTCGTCCTGGGGCGGCAGGACCTGGCGGCCGCGATAGGTGCCGGCCTTCAGGTCGATATGGTGGTTGCGGCGCAGATTGCCGCTCTCCCGGTCCTCAATGAAGGACGGGGCGCCCAGCGCATCATGGGCCCGGCGCATGCCGCGTTTGGCGCGGGTGACCTTACTCTTGGGGACAGCCATGGCGAGGCTCCTTCTCCTGGGTTCTGACCGAGGACGACCGACGCGGCGCCGCCGCCCCAGCCATCGGGGGTCGAAAAGACGCTGCCAATACGCGCCGCCCCGACAAAAGACAAGGCCCCGATGCGGCGGGCCCCTCCCCCCTCATCCCCCCTCATCAGCGTAAAGAAAGACCCCGTTAAGCTTACTGAAAACCGATAAAAGACAATCCCTTAAAGTGACGGCTTTGAGACATCTGAAAGGGTAATCCTTGGGCAAGTTTCAAGGTGCTCTCATGTCCCTTCGCGTTGCGTTCCCCCTCGCCGCTTTCCGCCGCCCTTTCCTGCTTGGGGGGCTCATCATCGCCGGAATGCTCGCCATCGCCCCCCCCCAAGGCCAGCGCCGCCGAGCCCATCGCCACGGTGCAGGACCTCGCCCGCGCCTCCTGGCCGATCCTGTCCCCGGCCCAGAAACGGCTCGTCGACCTCCTCGCCGAGGCCGCCTTCGAAGAAGAGCTCTCCCCCACCCAGCGGGCGCGCATCGGCGGCACCCCCAGCGCCCGCTTCACCAGCCTGCCCGAATGGCGCAAAACCGCCTTCCGCGGCATGGCCATCAAACAATTGGGGTTCGCCGCCCCAGACGCCCTCAGACAAGCCATCTAGCGGCATTCTCTCGCGAAACAGGAACCGGTTCCTGCAAAGAAATGACGACAAAACAAGGCCCTAGAGACGCTTCACGACCAAGGGTGACCCGAAATAGCTCTAAGGGTTGACGCCGCAGTGACGCGCTATCCGCGCTTCGGCGACAGGCGGACCGTATGCCCCATTTTGCGCCCTGGCCGCTGGTCCGCCTTGCCGTACAGCGTCACCGCCAGACCGGGCGTACCAGCTAGGCGCGCCCAGTCGTCGACCTCTGCGCCGAGGATATTTTCCATCACCGCATCGCTATGACGATCCGTCAGCCCCAAAGGCCACCCCGCGACCGCCCGAATATGCTGTTCGAATTGCGAGGTGAGACAGGCCTCGTGGGTCCAATGCCCTGAATTGTGGACCCGCGGCGCCATTTCGTTGGCGATCAAGCCCGTTTCTTCCCCCCAAAAAAATTCAACCGCGAGAACGCCCACATAATCGAGGCTCATGAGGCAATTGCGCACCGCCGCTTGGGCAGCCGCCAGTGGCGCCGGCGGCAAGGATGCGGGCACGGTGGATCGCCGCAAAATCCCTCCCGCATGATCGTTCCGGGAGGGCTCGTAGAAGGCGACATCCCCCGCCTCCCCTCGCGCCCCGATCACGGAAAATTCGGCGGTGAAGGGCACCTTTTGTTCAAGCACGCACGGTTGGGTCAGCAGGTCGTCCACCGCGCCGAGCGGGGTGTCGGCCGACAACCGCTTCTGCCCTTTCCCGTCATAACCGAAGCGACGGGTCTTCAGGATCGCGTCAGGCCCAAGGCGCGCCAGGGCGGCCTCAAGATCCGATCGGCCGTCGACCTGTGCATGGGGCGCGGGCACGATCCCTTGCGCCTCAAGAAAGGCTTTTTCGGCGAGCCGGTCCTGACAGACCGCAAGGACTTTATCGTCTGGCCGCACCGGAACCCCGCGGTCGCGAAGAAAACTGACGGTTTGGGGGGGGATGTTTTCGAACTCGAAGGTCGCCGCATCGACCCCTTCCGCAAAAGCCGCCAGGGCATCTTCGTCATCATAGGCAGCGGGAACATGGTGAGCTGCCACCTGCGCCGCGGGCGGGGACGTTTCGGGCGAAAAGGTGTGCACTCGGAAGCCAAGACGCGCAGCAGCGGTCGCCAACATGCGGCCCAGCTGGCCCGCCCCCAAAATGCCGATTGTCGCCCCGGGGCTGAGCGCGCCGTTCATGGGTGCAATGGCTCCTGCGGCGGCATGTCGACAACACTCTCGGTCTGCGCCGCGCGCCAAGCCCCAAGACGGGCCGCAAGATCGGCATCCCCCAAGGCGAGGATTTGCGCCGCCAGGAGACCCGCGTTCTTCGCGCCCGCCGCCCCGATGGCGAGGGTACCGACCGGAACGCCGCCGGGCATTTGCACGATGGAAAGGAGGCTATCGAGGCCGGACAGCGAGGAACTTTTCACCGGCACACCCAACACCGGCAAAGGCGTCAGGGCCGCAACCATTCCTGGCAAATGGGCCGCGCCGCCGGCACCGGCGATAATCACCTTCGTGCCGCGTGACGCCGCCTCTTTTGCAAAGCCGAAGAGACGATCGGGCGTACGATGGGCGGAAACGATGAGGTCGTCGTGAGCAACGGCAAGGTCATCGAGGATGGCCGCAGCTTCGCCCATTGTCGGCCAATCGCTCGTTGAGCCCATGACGATGGCCACAGGGGCGGCATCGGGGGAAGAGACGACCATCCGTAAAATCCTTGGTCCACGCGCGAAAAACGGGGTCTATACCGAGAGCCGTCGACCTTGTGGAGAGGCAATCTCAGCCGGACAGGATCGGCAAGGCGGCGATCCCCGGGAATTCGTAAGATTTGAGCTAAATCGCCATCGCGCGCCCAACCGCGGCGCAAGGTCTTTATGGCAGATCACCGCCTGACTACGCACGAGGAGGCGAGGCCATGAACGAGCACATGATCGCAGCGATCCGTCGACAATTCCCAGCGACCGAAACGGCGAGCTCTTCTCTCGACAAGCTCCTCACCGAACGCCGCCCCGTCGGTCAGGAGTCCCTCATCGAGAAATTGGCGCGGCTTGAGCAAGAACGCCTACGCATTCAGGGCGCCGAGGGGCTGCCCCGTCTGCGGATACTCGGCAAGGAGCCTTTTTTGCGCCTCATGGCGGGGTTGAGCGGAACGCCGCGGGCCAATGGGTGCCTCGCCCGCATCGAACTGACCGGCCTTGCCCCGATAAGTGCGGCGCATGGCGACGAGGCCGCGGCGGAATTGACCGATTTCCTCGGTCAATGGATGCGTGCCTATTTGCGGGAAAGCGATGTGCTGGGCCGGATCGGCCCTCAGAGCTATGCGGCCTTTCTCCCCCAGGCCAGAAAGGGGGGCACAGAAACAAAGCTCGCCCAGCTCGCCTGGCGGCTTGGGCGTACCCCCTGCACACAGGGTCTTGGCAACCTGGGCCTTGACCTCGTCTCACAGGTGGTGCCGGTCGGGCCCCATGCCCAACTGACCCTCTAAGCCACGCCTCCCTCACGCCGGAGGCGCTTAATCCGCCTTATCAGGTCCGCCGTAGACGGATCGTGCGACGCGACATCGACTTCCCCCTCAAGCTCAGCCAGGATTGTCTTGGCCAATCCCTTACCGAGTTCGACCCCCCATTGATCGAAGGCGTTGATATCCCAGAGGATCGACTGAACGAAAATTCGGTGCTCGTAGAGCGCAAGGAGCGCCCCCAGCGCCTCAGGCGTGAGCCTTTCAACCAATAGGCTGATTGTGGGCCGATCCCCCGGAAAGCTTCGATGGATCGCCAGACGATCTGCCGTCTCCGGATTTTTTCCCGTGGCCAAGGCCTCCGACCTCGCTGCCTCGACCGAACGCCCCGCCATCAACGCTTCGGGTTGGGCCAGGAAATTAGCAAGCAGCTTCTCGTGGTGGTCGCCGACCTCGACCTGACCGCAGGCCGCAGCAATAAAATCGCAAGGGATGACATCCGTTCCCTGATGCAACAATTGATAAAATGCGTGCTGACCATTCGTGCCTGGCTCACCGAAGACAATGGCACCTGTCGGATAATCGACGACCTGGCCAGACCGGTCGATTCGCTTTCCGAGGCTCTCCATATCCGCCTGCTGAAGATAGGCGGGGAGGCGGGCAAGACTTTGATCGTAAGGGAGAACGGCGCGCGCCGAATAGCCAAGGAATGACCGGTGCCATACATCGATCAAAGCCAGGCTTGCCGGCAAATTTCCTTCGAGAGGCATCGTTTCGAAATGACGGTCCATCCCCCGTGCCCCGGAGAGAAGATCTTCAAAACCGGACCAACCGATCTGAAGCGCAATGGAAAGGCCGATTGCGGACCATAGGGAATAGCGCCCGCCGACCCAGTCCCAAAAGGCAAACATATTCTCTGGATCAATGCCAAAATCGGTAACCGCCGCTTCATTCGTCGAGAGGGCGACGAAATGCTTGGCGATCGCCGCTTCGTTACCGCCGCTGGACAAGAACCAGTTCCGCGCCGTTTCGGCATTCGTCATCGTTTCCTGGGTGGTAAAGGTCTTGGACGCAATGAGAAACAATGTCCGCTCAGGATCGATCTGCCGCAGGACCGAGGCAATGTCCGCCCCATCGACATTCGACACATAAAAAGTTCGTCGCCCGTCAACAGTGTACGGATCGAGAGCCCGCGAAACCATGGCGGGACCCAAATCCGATCCGCCGATCCCGATATTTACCACAGTATCGAGAGGCGCACCGCCATAGCCGTCATGGCGACCGTCATGAACCTTCTCGACGAAGGCCTTCATACGGTCCTTTACCGCATGGATGTCGGTTGTCACATTCTGTCCGTCGACCGTGTAAATCCGGTCAGAGGTATCGCGAAGCGCGACGTGCAGCACCGCCCGCTCCTCGGTTTCGTTGATCCGCTGCCCCCCAAACATCGCGTCGCGCCGTGCCTCGAAATCGCAGGCCCTTGCCAAGCCATAAAGGGCATCGAGAATGGTCTGGTTGACAGGCGTTTTGGAGTAGTCCGCATACACCCCTGCCGCCTCAAGGGAGAAATGCGCGACACGCCCCGGATTGTGATCGAACAAATCAGACAGAGGAGGGGGCCCCTCCGCCGCGAGAGCTGTGAGCTTCTTCCAGGAAAAGGCGCGGGCCGAGGGATCAGTCACCATATTTCACCGAACATCCGTAGGGTTTGGTTTGGGGGACGACGATCTGGCGATCGTTATCGAGACTGCGCATGGCCTGCTCGACGTAATTATCCGCCCGGGCCAGGTCGTTCTTGTCCGCCGACGGAATGCTATCGATCGCCCCTGCATAGCGAAGGGCTTGCTGCTCACCGGCGGCGATGACGAACATATGCGGCGTTGTCTTCGCTTCATAGAGGCGGCCGATATCGCCCTCGGAATCGAGGATGACATAGCTCGGATTTGCGCCGCGACTTTTGGTCAAAGCGTTCGCCTCCTCAGCGGTGACAAAGCCTTGTTTCCCTGGTGCCGAAGAAACAACCGTGATCCACACCGTGTCGTCGGCCCGCGACCGTTTTTGTAAGGTCTGCATATTGCCGCTCGAATAATGTTTCTGGACGAACGGACACAGATGATTTGACCATTCGAGGATCACGCGTTTGTCGCTGAGATCGGACAGGGTAATGGTTTCGCCAGTGGTCGTACGGGCGGTGAAATCCGGGGCCGTCTCTCCGATCCGCGGCCCGGCCAGAAGGGCAAGAGCGCTAAGAGCAAAAGCTGTGAGCATAGAGGTAACCTCCAAAAAGGGTCAGGTGCCCGGGGCCGCCACCGTGGCGACAACGAGATCGACGGAAAGGATCTGAGGCAGCATCCGGCTCTCCCCCCGCTGATCGTAATATAGATAAACCGGGATCCCACCGAGACCCAATCGCTCCAATTCCGCTGTGATTTGCGGATCGGCCCGGGTCCAATCGGCAACGACATAGGCCACATTCGCCGCTGCAAAGGCTGATTTCACCCGCGCCGTATCGAGCACCGTGAGCTTGTTCACTTGGCAGGTAATGCACCATGCGGCGGTAAAGTCGACAAACACCGGTCGGCCTTCGGCGATGAGGCCCGCGACGGTGTCAGGGGACCAAGGGATGGCCGTCATCGTCTCCGCCCCCCCCGATGCGGGGGCGGCACTGACCGCAGGGATCCGCGCGAGGGGCACGACAGCCAGAAGGGCACTGAAAGCGGCAAGGGCGCGCCATCTCGACCCTGCATGCGTCTGGGACTGGGACAGCCCGAAGAGATAGGCCGCAAGACCGCTTGCCAACAGCGCAAGACCGAGCAGCAAGACCCCGGTGGGCCCGGTCTGCACGCTCAACAGCCAGATCAGCCAAACCAATGCCGCAAAGAGTGCAAAGGAGAAGAGCTGGCGCAGAATGACCATCCAGGGGCCCGGTCGTGGCAAGACCCGCACCGCTTTGGGGACAAAGCTCAACCCGAGATAGGGAAGCGCCAGACCAAGACCGATGCTGAGGAAGATCACAAGACCGATAACCGGATCGGCGGCCAAGGCCAGGCCCGTCGCCCCGCCGAGAAAAGGGCCGATACAGGGCGCGGCCACCGCGACCGCCAGAACCCCCGTGAAGAACGCACCGGCCGCCCCCGGCTTCTTCGTCAATTGGTCCCCTGTGCCTTGGACCGAGGTCCCCATCTCGTAGACACCGAGCAGATTGAGCGCCACGAGGAACAGGATGACGGCGAAAATCCCCACCGCAAGGGGGGATTGCAAGTGAAAGCCCCAGCCAAGGCCCTCCCCTGCGGCGCGAAGACCGAACAGCA
This window harbors:
- a CDS encoding sodium:proton antiporter, with the protein product MVEFILARYNYWIVIILMMTGLYIVFARGNLVKTVIGLNVFQTSVFIFYITIGKVFGGTAPILVSSKEKSNGHGAPYDEPHHAPMGEGQHGDSDHGGVPALSQDEAAAYASGARVNSLGAADQPEGAGSAVLGDSLHDAPDLPSNALSAELRPGRLSPPSGGEEIVLSVGEHPGEATLAHGADSAATVPATVPALDPSPIPAESLDAVYSNPLPHVLILTAIVVGVATTAVGLALAVRIREAYGTIEEDELERMDNEAATGSPFGEGGTA
- a CDS encoding Na(+)/H(+) antiporter subunit B, with product MGHLILRITIKLLFAPIILFAFYVQFHGDYGPGGGFQAGVVLAVAFILHALGFGLVATKKVVPPALLPWAMAMGVLLYGGTGVLTLLLGGNYLDYDVLQPDSHHHAGQHMGIFFVELGVGLAVAATMLQIFYAFSGREPEPRDEEW
- a CDS encoding DUF4040 domain-containing protein, which gives rise to MMPTPIESGFDTPLSPTVALDVFLLSLLVVCAFAMVVQRRLFAVAMLSGIYSLLSAVFFVLMDAVDVAFTEAAVGAGVSTVLVLSGMMLASRREKKVSRTRAFLPLLIVGVVGVGLVYSTIDMPHFGDPNSPANAHVGRLYLENSPQDIDVPNIVTAILASYRGFDTFGEVVVVFTAGLACLMLLGPGSMRGGRNVSDQRPQHLAAPEGEPLQMVVEETGVKEER
- the mnhG gene encoding monovalent cation/H(+) antiporter subunit G, with translation MIEIVLDILSWVLLLAGGALVIIGSLGILRFPDFYTRLHAAGITDTFGADLVLLAMALQAPDLITAIKLFMIFVFLVLTSPVSTHAAAHAAFVGGQRALLGPKLIPAQSHHAMEAIDEEREA
- a CDS encoding monovalent cation/H+ antiporter complex subunit F; translated protein: MFVAIAAAIAVALCLVMIRAIAGPTLYDRVLAVNSVGTKTVLLLGVIGFLTNRPAFLDIALLYALLNFVTTIAVLKFFSYQNLTPAMSGGRGMARFPMDESAEEKAEP
- a CDS encoding Na+/H+ antiporter subunit E, coding for MLSFLTGIAGRIFALLGALFLLWFALSGYFDKATLVMLGAFSVLITVWLCLRSGVMDGEGVPTRVFPGIVSYMLWLTLEIGKANLAVAREVVRPKMRLSPRMIRVKAHQTSDLGKTIFGNSITLTPGTVTVDLTSTGEVLVHALSDDFAEDLGAIEDMGARVCAFDGPEGREWAAQRALAEERS
- a CDS encoding DUF2336 domain-containing protein, which encodes MTTAPAYNLQPSAPEAPGQASGGAGNIAQRTELARRLTDVLALPSGQVNDHERAFTADMLNELLHDVTLAIRVEVAERLAQVLPPPAMLLRRLLLEPIEVAGPLLKAYRSIPEGMLIEAARRSEAHRRAIAQRISISDVVADVIFEEGDVSLVVQLLQREELVIAEYRIDELVSRSMSEPAICGPLMQRLELQPRHGFTMFWWLCSEDRQKILARFSIERTVVQDALKKLFCEVFPDPEPDLVVKRILVLCDRRHRPRGKNGEAVSIDVVEKMLVRARAHPRPELVQATGLLAGVEATTAHRVMMDEGPEPFAVMAKSVGVSRGAFRQILEKAQLAQSTDGSRASITDLSIEESVAVFDSMARDYARTILRYWDWRMRITREDVAP
- the rpmF gene encoding 50S ribosomal protein L32, which produces MAVPKSKVTRAKRGMRRAHDALGAPSFIEDRESGNLRRNHHIDLKAGTYRGRQVLPPQDD
- a CDS encoding 5-(carboxyamino)imidazole ribonucleotide synthase → MNGALSPGATIGILGAGQLGRMLATAAARLGFRVHTFSPETSPPAAQVAAHHVPAAYDDEDALAAFAEGVDAATFEFENIPPQTVSFLRDRGVPVRPDDKVLAVCQDRLAEKAFLEAQGIVPAPHAQVDGRSDLEAALARLGPDAILKTRRFGYDGKGQKRLSADTPLGAVDDLLTQPCVLEQKVPFTAEFSVIGARGEAGDVAFYEPSRNDHAGGILRRSTVPASLPPAPLAAAQAAVRNCLMSLDYVGVLAVEFFWGEETGLIANEMAPRVHNSGHWTHEACLTSQFEQHIRAVAGWPLGLTDRHSDAVMENILGAEVDDWARLAGTPGLAVTLYGKADQRPGRKMGHTVRLSPKRG
- the purE gene encoding 5-(carboxyamino)imidazole ribonucleotide mutase → MVVSSPDAAPVAIVMGSTSDWPTMGEAAAILDDLAVAHDDLIVSAHRTPDRLFGFAKEAASRGTKVIIAGAGGAAHLPGMVAALTPLPVLGVPVKSSSLSGLDSLLSIVQMPGGVPVGTLAIGAAGAKNAGLLAAQILALGDADLAARLGAWRAAQTESVVDMPPQEPLHP
- the pgi gene encoding glucose-6-phosphate isomerase; amino-acid sequence: MVTDPSARAFSWKKLTALAAEGPPPLSDLFDHNPGRVAHFSLEAAGVYADYSKTPVNQTILDALYGLARACDFEARRDAMFGGQRINETEERAVLHVALRDTSDRIYTVDGQNVTTDIHAVKDRMKAFVEKVHDGRHDGYGGAPLDTVVNIGIGGSDLGPAMVSRALDPYTVDGRRTFYVSNVDGADIASVLRQIDPERTLFLIASKTFTTQETMTNAETARNWFLSSGGNEAAIAKHFVALSTNEAAVTDFGIDPENMFAFWDWVGGRYSLWSAIGLSIALQIGWSGFEDLLSGARGMDRHFETMPLEGNLPASLALIDVWHRSFLGYSARAVLPYDQSLARLPAYLQQADMESLGKRIDRSGQVVDYPTGAIVFGEPGTNGQHAFYQLLHQGTDVIPCDFIAAACGQVEVGDHHEKLLANFLAQPEALMAGRSVEAARSEALATGKNPETADRLAIHRSFPGDRPTISLLVERLTPEALGALLALYEHRIFVQSILWDINAFDQWGVELGKGLAKTILAELEGEVDVASHDPSTADLIRRIKRLRREGGVA
- a CDS encoding redoxin domain-containing protein; the protein is MLTAFALSALALLAGPRIGETAPDFTARTTTGETITLSDLSDKRVILEWSNHLCPFVQKHYSSGNMQTLQKRSRADDTVWITVVSSAPGKQGFVTAEEANALTKSRGANPSYVILDSEGDIGRLYEAKTTPHMFVIAAGEQQALRYAGAIDSIPSADKNDLARADNYVEQAMRSLDNDRQIVVPQTKPYGCSVKYGD